One region of Desulfovibrio sp. JC022 genomic DNA includes:
- a CDS encoding NTP transferase domain-containing protein, translating into MKAVILAAGIGSRLSRPFPKSLSVLPYGETILGRQIRLMRELGVKEIIVVVGFKMTLIMEQFPEVFYKYNPDYYITNTSKSLLKAVEELDDDILWLNGDVVFDKPVLKKFLNEAKDESRIAVDRKSCGEEEIKYVLNDKGYITEISKQVVNAEGEAVGINLVKQKDLAAYKEALRRCEDQDYFEKGLEFIIEEGVNLKPVDVSEHACVEVDFEEDWQFAEKTFLRADQ; encoded by the coding sequence ATGAAAGCAGTTATTCTTGCAGCAGGAATCGGAAGCAGACTGAGCAGACCTTTCCCAAAATCACTTTCTGTACTTCCTTACGGGGAGACCATTCTCGGACGCCAGATCCGGCTCATGCGTGAACTGGGTGTCAAGGAAATCATAGTGGTTGTGGGCTTTAAGATGACCCTGATCATGGAACAATTTCCGGAAGTCTTCTACAAGTACAACCCGGACTACTACATCACCAACACCTCCAAGAGCCTGCTCAAGGCTGTGGAAGAGCTTGATGATGACATCCTCTGGCTCAACGGTGACGTTGTTTTCGACAAACCGGTTTTGAAAAAATTTCTCAATGAAGCAAAGGATGAAAGCCGCATCGCAGTTGACCGCAAATCCTGCGGTGAAGAAGAGATCAAGTATGTACTCAACGACAAGGGTTACATCACCGAAATTTCCAAGCAGGTGGTCAATGCCGAAGGCGAAGCTGTAGGCATCAACCTTGTGAAACAAAAGGATCTGGCCGCATATAAGGAAGCCCTGCGTCGCTGCGAAGATCAGGATTATTTTGAAAAAGGTCTCGAATTCATCATTGAAGAAGGAGTCAACCTCAAGCCCGTGGATGTGTCAGAGCACGCATGCGTCGAAGTAGACTTTGAAGAGGACTGGCAGTTCGCGGAAAAGACCTTCCTGCGCGCCGACCAGTAA
- a CDS encoding DMT family transporter, giving the protein MIKPKSSASLGIAQALGGAALISLVGIFIKIMVVDYAQPIFVVTFWRNLFVSTILMAGLRIFKPHKLKFERENIGLLAMYGLVLVGLNGIWGGSVYFNGAGVSTVLVYVSVPITVLAQWWLGGERPNLRIVPSIFFCLFGCALVCGIQGMSDFSLTPMGMFLGLLSSVFFSAYALLGRECAKRGISSFSTMMHVFGIAAIYMLPLNLFAQGIIPGTAPNPAAIFMPGVDWKGWACILTLAIGPSMTGWTLITASLNHLSPSVVNILLTVEPMMTGLVAIPVLGEYMTMEQWAGCFLVVIGVIVLKKR; this is encoded by the coding sequence ATGATCAAGCCTAAATCATCCGCAAGTCTTGGAATAGCACAGGCCCTTGGCGGGGCCGCCCTGATTTCCCTTGTGGGTATTTTTATAAAAATTATGGTGGTGGATTATGCTCAGCCTATTTTCGTGGTCACTTTCTGGCGCAATCTGTTTGTCAGCACCATTCTTATGGCCGGGCTGCGTATTTTTAAGCCGCATAAACTCAAGTTTGAGCGGGAAAACATCGGTTTGCTGGCTATGTACGGACTGGTTCTAGTGGGATTGAATGGGATCTGGGGCGGTTCAGTTTATTTTAACGGGGCCGGGGTGTCCACCGTTCTGGTCTACGTTTCCGTGCCTATCACCGTGCTGGCTCAATGGTGGCTGGGCGGGGAAAGACCGAATCTGCGTATTGTTCCCTCAATCTTTTTCTGTTTGTTCGGTTGCGCTTTGGTTTGTGGAATTCAGGGAATGTCTGATTTTTCACTGACCCCCATGGGAATGTTTCTGGGTTTGCTTTCCAGCGTCTTTTTTTCGGCTTACGCTCTTCTGGGGCGGGAATGCGCAAAACGGGGCATAAGTTCATTCAGCACAATGATGCATGTTTTTGGAATTGCAGCCATTTACATGCTGCCTCTGAATCTCTTTGCCCAAGGGATAATTCCCGGCACAGCTCCAAATCCAGCTGCTATCTTCATGCCCGGAGTGGACTGGAAAGGCTGGGCCTGCATACTCACTCTCGCCATCGGTCCGTCCATGACCGGTTGGACTTTGATCACCGCCAGTTTGAATCATCTTTCGCCATCAGTGGTTAACATCTTGCTGACCGTAGAACCCATGATGACCGGGTTGGTAGCCATCCCGGTTCTAGGCGAATACATGACTATGGAGCAGTGGGCGGGGTGTTTTCTGGTTGTGATTGGGGTAATTGTACTTAAGAAAAGATAA
- the ychF gene encoding redox-regulated ATPase YchF, producing MALSIGIVGLPNVGKSTLFNALTKAQNAESANYAFCTIEPNKAVVPVPDERIDKLAELVNPQRVQQSTVDFIDIAGLVEGASKGEGLGNKFLGNIRETQAILHVVRCFDNDDVIHVSNSVDPLRDIEVIETELILSDVQALDTRIEGMKKKIKGDKSLGPKIAEAEKLLEHLNEGNPVNTYGELETDIMVEMLRDLRLITEKNVIYCANVDEEGLTEDNDYVKKVMALAEERGAEFVKISAKMEEELVGLDDEEYTEFLDSYGVTESGLAKIIRTGFHTLGMISYFTAGVKEVRAWTIHDGDKAPRAAAAIHTDFEKGFIRAEVIGYDDYISNGNEAACRAAGVLRSEGKEYIVKDGDVIHFLFNV from the coding sequence ATGGCTCTCAGTATCGGTATCGTGGGACTGCCCAACGTAGGTAAATCCACACTTTTCAACGCCCTGACCAAGGCCCAGAACGCTGAAAGCGCGAACTACGCTTTCTGTACCATCGAACCCAACAAGGCTGTTGTGCCTGTTCCCGATGAGCGCATCGACAAACTGGCCGAACTGGTTAATCCCCAGCGCGTGCAGCAGTCCACTGTTGATTTCATCGACATCGCAGGTCTGGTTGAAGGCGCGAGCAAGGGCGAAGGACTCGGCAACAAATTTCTCGGCAACATCCGCGAAACTCAGGCCATCCTTCACGTTGTACGCTGCTTTGACAACGATGACGTTATCCACGTTTCCAACTCAGTTGATCCCCTGCGCGACATCGAAGTTATCGAAACCGAGCTGATCCTTTCCGATGTGCAGGCTCTTGATACCCGCATTGAAGGCATGAAAAAGAAAATCAAGGGCGACAAATCTCTCGGTCCCAAAATTGCCGAAGCTGAAAAACTGCTTGAACACCTCAACGAAGGCAACCCCGTAAACACCTACGGTGAGCTTGAAACTGACATCATGGTCGAAATGCTCCGTGACTTACGCCTCATCACCGAAAAGAACGTAATCTACTGCGCCAACGTAGACGAAGAAGGCCTTACCGAGGACAACGATTACGTCAAAAAAGTAATGGCTCTTGCTGAAGAACGCGGCGCCGAATTTGTAAAAATTTCCGCCAAAATGGAAGAAGAGCTGGTCGGTCTTGATGATGAAGAATACACCGAATTTCTCGATTCATACGGCGTAACTGAATCCGGCCTTGCCAAGATCATCCGCACCGGTTTTCACACCCTCGGCATGATCAGCTACTTCACCGCCGGAGTAAAAGAAGTCCGCGCATGGACCATCCATGACGGCGACAAAGCTCCCCGCGCCGCAGCAGCCATCCATACTGATTTTGAAAAAGGGTTCATCCGCGCCGAAGTTATCGGTTACGACGATTACATCTCCAATGGAAATGAAGCAGCCTGCCGCGCAGCCGGAGTGCTCCGCTCAGAAGGAAAGGAATACATCGTTAAAGACGGCGATGTTATTCACTTTCTGTTTAATGTTTAA
- a CDS encoding PACE efflux transporter has protein sequence MRTTADRIRHTLLFEIIGLCTCTPLASWILDKDLGRIGIMSMAISLTAMVCNYLYNLIFDKVLVALKRPVNVRPTWMRALHAILFEISLLAFTVPFVAWWLDMTLWHALIADIGFALFFLVYAFVYNWVYDIVFPMPVADNV, from the coding sequence ATGAGAACAACTGCTGACAGAATAAGACACACACTTTTATTCGAAATTATCGGTCTGTGTACCTGCACACCGCTGGCTTCATGGATACTTGATAAAGATTTGGGCCGGATCGGGATTATGAGCATGGCGATTTCCCTGACCGCCATGGTCTGTAACTATCTATACAATTTGATTTTTGACAAGGTGCTGGTGGCCTTGAAACGTCCGGTAAACGTGCGCCCCACATGGATGCGCGCATTGCATGCAATCCTTTTTGAGATTTCGCTTTTAGCCTTTACCGTACCTTTCGTTGCATGGTGGCTGGATATGACGCTCTGGCATGCCCTGATCGCTGATATCGGGTTCGCGCTTTTCTTTTTGGTCTACGCTTTTGTCTACAACTGGGTCTACGACATTGTATTTCCCATGCCGGTGGCGGATAACGTGTAA
- a CDS encoding CDP-glycerol glycerophosphotransferase family protein yields the protein MQQDELQKLRELSASVPKQKNLALFFGRAGGYFIDNVKYFFIHCVQHRPELQCFFLSFDKKEADLLKKQGLPALWINDTETLALMTKASLVISDDFSWKTQDQLWALLSEATSIQLWHGIPLKAIGFPEINSAVNMNPEKAEHLSFAYSGYNAVLSTSPYFTETAFGRAFKAEDFLELGYPRNDVLLRRPGKFDMINADRELYAEMVKFRKQGGKVVFFMPTFRDLGGGPFEDGAIDLGRLSQFCQQNNILFVCKFHPYLSIAQVQMPPNIVLMNPKSDAYPLLSLCDALLTDYSSIYFDFLLLDRPMIFYPYDFEDYVTKNRELLYDYDEMTPGKKVRKEEELYTAFEEIVINNIDEFVEERTKLKELSFTHCDGKAAQRLGEHIIAKYL from the coding sequence ATGCAACAAGACGAACTGCAAAAGCTGCGGGAATTATCAGCTTCAGTCCCCAAACAAAAAAATCTGGCCCTGTTCTTCGGGCGCGCAGGCGGATATTTTATTGATAACGTCAAATATTTCTTCATCCACTGCGTGCAGCACAGACCGGAGCTTCAATGCTTCTTCCTTTCGTTTGATAAAAAAGAAGCGGACCTGCTGAAAAAACAAGGCCTTCCCGCGCTGTGGATTAATGACACGGAAACCCTTGCCCTGATGACCAAGGCCTCGCTGGTGATCAGTGACGATTTCAGCTGGAAGACTCAGGACCAGCTTTGGGCATTGCTCAGTGAAGCCACTTCCATCCAGCTCTGGCACGGTATCCCGCTCAAGGCCATCGGCTTCCCGGAAATCAACTCCGCAGTGAACATGAATCCGGAAAAGGCCGAACACCTGTCCTTTGCCTATTCCGGGTACAATGCAGTACTCTCCACTTCGCCGTATTTCACCGAAACCGCCTTCGGACGCGCATTCAAGGCCGAGGATTTTCTGGAACTGGGCTATCCGCGTAACGATGTGCTTCTGCGCCGCCCCGGTAAATTTGATATGATTAATGCCGACCGCGAGCTATACGCCGAGATGGTTAAATTCCGTAAACAGGGTGGCAAGGTGGTTTTCTTCATGCCCACCTTCCGTGATCTCGGAGGCGGACCATTTGAGGACGGAGCCATTGACCTTGGTCGACTTTCGCAGTTCTGCCAGCAGAACAACATCTTATTTGTCTGCAAATTCCATCCGTACCTGAGCATCGCACAGGTCCAGATGCCACCGAATATAGTACTCATGAACCCCAAAAGCGACGCTTATCCGCTGCTTTCACTTTGTGATGCATTGCTGACAGATTATTCATCCATCTACTTCGACTTCCTGCTTCTGGACCGGCCCATGATCTTCTATCCCTATGATTTTGAGGATTATGTTACCAAAAACCGGGAGCTTCTTTACGACTACGATGAGATGACTCCGGGTAAAAAGGTCAGAAAAGAAGAGGAACTCTATACCGCTTTTGAGGAGATCGTGATAAACAATATAGATGAGTTTGTTGAAGAACGGACAAAACTGAAAGAACTTTCCTTCACCCACTGCGACGGAAAGGCCGCGCAACGACTGGGTGAACACATTATCGCCAAATACCTCTAA
- a CDS encoding SDR family NAD(P)-dependent oxidoreductase: MQRLKDKIALVTGGGRGIGKAISLKLATEGAQVILTWINDRASAEQTATEISKDGGTVRILQLEVSDSESVDSVVADIAANEGRLDILVNNAGINDPQDFDKITPEEWDRIMSVNLKGPFLCTQRCLDLLKKSKGASVINIGSVSGQYGGPRTAHYAASKAGLISMTQVAARFGADWNIRCNTIAAGLVISDMADAGMQNPAVKKAAENVLLKRFAAASEVADSVAYLASDESSYITAQTINVNGGLYF; encoded by the coding sequence ATGCAAAGACTGAAAGATAAGATCGCACTGGTCACCGGGGGCGGGCGCGGAATAGGCAAGGCCATCAGCCTCAAGCTGGCTACCGAAGGTGCGCAGGTTATCCTTACTTGGATTAATGACCGCGCTAGCGCAGAGCAGACTGCAACAGAAATTTCCAAAGACGGCGGAACAGTCCGCATCCTGCAACTTGAAGTAAGTGATTCTGAGTCCGTGGACTCTGTTGTCGCCGACATCGCTGCCAATGAAGGCAGGCTTGATATTCTGGTCAACAATGCCGGAATCAATGATCCGCAGGATTTCGATAAGATCACCCCGGAAGAATGGGACCGCATCATGTCCGTTAACCTGAAAGGCCCTTTCCTGTGTACTCAGCGTTGCCTTGATCTGCTCAAGAAAAGTAAAGGAGCCAGCGTGATCAATATCGGCTCAGTCAGCGGACAATACGGCGGACCACGCACCGCCCATTACGCTGCCAGCAAAGCCGGACTAATTTCCATGACTCAGGTTGCCGCCCGCTTCGGTGCTGATTGGAATATCCGCTGCAACACCATTGCCGCAGGGCTGGTCATCTCAGATATGGCTGACGCAGGGATGCAGAATCCGGCAGTGAAAAAAGCCGCAGAAAATGTACTTCTGAAACGTTTTGCCGCTGCTTCGGAAGTAGCGGACAGCGTGGCCTACCTTGCTTCTGACGAAAGTTCCTACATCACCGCCCAGACCATCAACGTCAACGGCGGACTGTATTTCTAA
- a CDS encoding bifunctional 2-polyprenyl-6-hydroxyphenol methylase/3-demethylubiquinol 3-O-methyltransferase UbiG has product MSDRKCWVDHSGIVLDSIDGFDVIHCESCGFKHIIPIPDEEELERIYKHEYHVKDKPLMLQHQLEDADWHEATNKARLESIEKQLKRKGTILDIGSGNGFFLKQAVEMGWQAKGVEPSDKAVEYCKSIDLDVVHGVFDQQCADSIGKFDVIHLWEVLEHLPDPAGMLNLCRQVLNPGGLIVIGVPNDYNKLQKIITSDLDEKPWWVAPPHHINFFNRNSLEKLVRRLDFEPLHYEITFPLELFLLMGKNYLHDPQLGRECHAMRKELELNLTRTGNREVLDKLYNCFAEAGFGRHAVLMAGKKD; this is encoded by the coding sequence TTGAGTGACAGAAAATGCTGGGTCGATCACAGCGGCATCGTACTGGATTCAATTGACGGATTCGATGTGATCCATTGCGAAAGTTGCGGCTTCAAGCACATCATCCCTATCCCGGACGAAGAAGAGCTGGAACGCATTTACAAACATGAGTACCACGTCAAAGATAAACCGCTCATGCTCCAGCACCAGCTGGAAGATGCGGACTGGCATGAAGCCACCAATAAAGCCCGGCTGGAATCCATTGAGAAACAGCTTAAGCGCAAAGGGACCATTCTGGACATTGGTTCCGGCAACGGTTTTTTTCTTAAGCAGGCAGTTGAAATGGGCTGGCAGGCCAAAGGCGTGGAGCCGTCCGACAAAGCTGTTGAGTATTGCAAATCCATCGACCTTGATGTGGTTCACGGTGTGTTTGACCAGCAGTGTGCCGATTCTATCGGCAAATTTGACGTAATCCACCTCTGGGAAGTACTCGAACACCTGCCTGATCCGGCAGGGATGCTCAACCTCTGCCGACAAGTACTCAATCCCGGCGGGCTGATTGTCATCGGTGTTCCCAATGATTACAACAAGCTGCAAAAAATCATAACCTCGGACCTCGACGAAAAGCCATGGTGGGTAGCTCCCCCGCATCACATAAATTTCTTCAATCGCAATTCTCTTGAAAAATTGGTACGACGGCTGGATTTTGAGCCGCTGCATTATGAAATAACTTTTCCACTGGAACTCTTCCTGCTCATGGGCAAAAACTATTTACACGACCCGCAGCTGGGCCGCGAATGCCACGCTATGCGCAAAGAGCTTGAGCTTAACCTGACCCGCACAGGCAACCGCGAAGTGTTGGACAAATTATACAACTGTTTTGCCGAGGCCGGATTCGGACGCCATGCAGTGCTCATGGCGGGCAAAAAGGATTAA
- a CDS encoding transketolase produces the protein MDQLKHGAQPKYKELEDFAAELRKSIITMNCYAGSGHPGGSLSCVEIVSWLFSREMNFSPENMTDPCRDRFILSKGHSCLTLYAALAEKGFFSKNEFKKLRHADGILQGHPDRIKTPGVEFNSGSLGQGFSFALGCALGAKRAGRDNRTYVLLGDGELNEGQIWEGCMFGAHHELDNIVAVVDYNKFQSDDLNENITALEPLNDKFKAFGWQVIEIDGHDFREIENAFYRARTTAGRPTMIIAHTVKGKGISYMENVPKWHGSLCPTGKERECALRECGCEELS, from the coding sequence ATGGACCAACTCAAACACGGGGCCCAGCCCAAATACAAAGAGCTAGAAGATTTCGCCGCCGAACTGCGCAAATCCATCATCACCATGAACTGCTATGCCGGGTCCGGTCATCCGGGCGGCTCCCTCTCCTGTGTGGAAATCGTCAGTTGGCTGTTCAGCCGGGAAATGAATTTCAGCCCGGAAAACATGACTGATCCCTGCCGGGACCGCTTCATCCTTTCCAAAGGCCATTCCTGTCTGACTCTCTACGCTGCTCTGGCTGAAAAAGGATTCTTCTCCAAGAATGAATTTAAAAAACTGCGCCACGCTGACGGCATATTGCAGGGCCACCCGGACCGCATTAAAACTCCGGGCGTGGAGTTCAACTCCGGTTCACTGGGACAGGGATTTTCTTTCGCGCTTGGCTGTGCGCTGGGCGCAAAACGGGCCGGACGCGACAACCGCACCTACGTCCTCCTCGGTGATGGGGAGCTGAACGAAGGCCAGATCTGGGAAGGCTGTATGTTCGGCGCGCACCACGAGCTGGATAACATCGTTGCGGTGGTGGATTACAACAAATTTCAAAGTGATGACCTCAACGAGAACATCACCGCCCTTGAACCGCTGAACGATAAATTCAAGGCTTTCGGCTGGCAGGTCATTGAAATTGACGGGCACGACTTCCGCGAAATTGAAAACGCATTCTACCGCGCCCGGACAACAGCAGGCAGGCCGACTATGATCATCGCCCATACTGTTAAAGGTAAGGGAATTTCATACATGGAGAATGTTCCCAAATGGCACGGCAGCCTCTGCCCCACCGGAAAGGAACGGGAATGCGCCCTGCGCGAATGCGGATGCGAGGAGCTTAGCTAA
- a CDS encoding PseG/SpsG family protein: MMKNSGPVLFLCEAGAQTGFGHAGRCLAIAAALRDGFGRDSVFGFRGDQAAEEKINAAGFRTITVEDFEQWEFGQESAVVLDLRIPLSSSFFQRAETADKLLVSIDDPTPNRVHCDLVFYPPVPQFHELDWSGFKGTIHRGWEFIPLRKEFRLAQKPKERFFPPKILITMGGSDPHNLTLKILQALKSVTGDWQAEVVIGPMLNNLDKINKITVDHGKRVKLLHDIKDMSLPMQRADAAIASFGMTAYELAACGIPQMLLCLSEDHARSASALHASGAAVSLGKFDRISDRKLSAELQNFISGQDSLKSMTAKAAGLGIGQGAINIASLIIEKSKN, from the coding sequence ATGATGAAAAATAGCGGTCCGGTCCTTTTTCTATGTGAAGCCGGAGCGCAGACCGGATTCGGGCATGCGGGCCGCTGTCTTGCCATAGCCGCAGCTCTGCGCGATGGATTCGGTCGCGATTCCGTATTCGGCTTCCGGGGCGATCAGGCTGCTGAAGAAAAGATCAATGCAGCCGGATTCAGAACCATTACCGTTGAGGATTTTGAGCAATGGGAATTCGGTCAGGAATCTGCCGTGGTCCTCGACCTGCGCATTCCCCTTTCATCATCATTTTTCCAGCGCGCGGAAACAGCGGACAAGCTACTGGTCTCCATCGATGACCCCACTCCCAACCGAGTGCATTGTGACTTGGTATTCTATCCGCCTGTGCCACAATTCCATGAGCTGGACTGGTCCGGATTTAAGGGCACAATCCACCGTGGCTGGGAATTCATCCCCCTGCGTAAGGAATTCCGGCTTGCCCAAAAACCGAAAGAGAGATTTTTCCCGCCCAAAATATTAATCACCATGGGCGGCAGCGATCCTCACAACCTGACCCTGAAAATATTGCAGGCCTTAAAATCCGTCACCGGAGACTGGCAGGCCGAAGTTGTAATCGGCCCCATGCTCAATAATCTGGACAAAATCAACAAGATAACGGTAGATCACGGAAAGAGAGTGAAATTGTTGCATGATATAAAGGACATGTCCCTGCCCATGCAGCGGGCTGACGCAGCAATCGCATCCTTCGGCATGACTGCCTATGAGCTTGCCGCCTGCGGGATTCCGCAAATGCTGCTTTGTTTAAGCGAAGATCACGCCCGCTCGGCATCAGCGTTGCATGCCTCTGGAGCAGCGGTTTCACTGGGAAAATTTGACCGCATAAGCGACCGGAAACTGTCTGCAGAACTGCAAAATTTCATTTCCGGTCAAGATTCGCTTAAGTCCATGACTGCAAAAGCTGCCGGACTTGGCATCGGGCAAGGTGCTATCAACATCGCATCTCTGATCATAGAAAAAAGCAAAAACTAA
- a CDS encoding transketolase family protein — translation MQNMRDEFGKALVELAAIRDDFVVLDADVAGGTGTYHFREACPDRFIQCAIAEQNMFSMAAGLAESGIIPIVTCYAVFASMRALEQARNSIAYPDFNVKIAASHLGLDVGPDGATHQALEDISIYRSIPNMTVVSPADPIELRAVLPHLLDNPGPLYLRTGRSPLPNVFDTNTVFEPGKAQVLVEGEDCTIMAVGVMVHRAVLAAQKLAEEGIFCRVLNMSWLKPMDEEAVIKAAKETGAIVTCEDHNKYGGLGGAVMEIVCENHPIPVERVAINDIFGSSGEPEDLAREYGLTDNDIATAVRRVMKRK, via the coding sequence ATGCAGAATATGCGCGACGAATTCGGCAAAGCCCTTGTGGAGCTTGCCGCCATCCGTGATGATTTCGTGGTCCTTGATGCTGATGTTGCCGGGGGAACCGGAACCTATCATTTCCGCGAGGCCTGCCCGGACCGTTTCATCCAGTGCGCCATTGCGGAACAGAACATGTTCTCCATGGCTGCGGGACTAGCTGAATCGGGGATTATCCCCATTGTGACCTGCTATGCGGTGTTTGCCTCCATGCGTGCGCTGGAACAGGCTCGCAATTCCATTGCCTACCCGGATTTTAACGTAAAAATTGCAGCCAGCCATCTCGGTCTGGACGTAGGGCCGGATGGTGCGACTCATCAGGCCCTCGAAGATATTTCCATTTACCGCAGCATTCCAAACATGACAGTGGTCTCCCCGGCTGATCCCATTGAACTTCGGGCTGTTCTGCCCCATCTGCTGGATAACCCCGGCCCGCTCTACCTGCGTACCGGACGCAGCCCCCTGCCTAATGTATTTGATACCAACACGGTCTTTGAGCCCGGCAAGGCCCAAGTGCTTGTGGAAGGCGAAGACTGTACCATCATGGCTGTGGGAGTCATGGTCCACCGGGCCGTGCTGGCAGCGCAAAAACTCGCTGAGGAAGGAATCTTCTGCCGGGTGCTGAACATGAGCTGGCTCAAACCTATGGACGAGGAAGCGGTAATCAAAGCCGCCAAGGAAACCGGGGCCATTGTGACCTGCGAAGACCACAACAAATATGGGGGCCTCGGCGGAGCGGTTATGGAGATCGTCTGTGAAAACCATCCGATTCCTGTGGAGCGGGTGGCAATTAATGATATTTTCGGCAGTTCCGGGGAACCGGAAGACCTAGCCCGTGAATACGGACTCACGGACAATGACATCGCAACAGCGGTGCGCCGTGTTATGAAACGAAAGTAA
- the pseF gene encoding pseudaminic acid cytidylyltransferase, translating to MQIAIIPARGGSKRIPKKSIRPFLGKPLIAYTIEAARKSGFFDHIVVSTDSEEFAEVAREYGAEVPFMRPAELADDFTPTQPVIDHAVDWVKNNWGAPERYCQFFANPFVTAENIHGGYKMLRKHRANCVLGVSEFPYPILRSFKKNEQGGVEYAFPEYAPCRSQDLPVFFHDAAQFYWIELTDLPEDREVGLSVPYFLPRYMVVDIDTEEDWHIAERLYQAFMNDEK from the coding sequence ATGCAAATAGCAATTATCCCGGCTCGGGGCGGAAGCAAACGGATTCCTAAAAAATCAATCCGCCCTTTTCTGGGAAAACCACTTATAGCCTATACCATTGAAGCCGCCCGCAAGAGCGGCTTCTTTGATCATATTGTGGTCAGCACGGACAGCGAAGAATTCGCTGAGGTGGCCCGTGAATACGGGGCCGAGGTACCCTTTATGCGTCCGGCGGAACTGGCTGACGACTTCACCCCCACCCAGCCGGTCATTGATCATGCTGTGGACTGGGTCAAAAACAATTGGGGTGCCCCCGAACGGTACTGCCAATTCTTTGCCAATCCCTTTGTAACTGCGGAGAATATTCACGGCGGTTATAAAATGCTCCGTAAACACAGGGCCAACTGCGTTCTCGGAGTTTCGGAATTCCCCTACCCCATCCTGCGTTCATTCAAAAAAAATGAACAGGGCGGAGTGGAATACGCCTTCCCGGAATACGCGCCGTGCAGATCACAGGATCTTCCTGTTTTCTTCCACGACGCGGCCCAGTTCTACTGGATCGAGCTCACGGATCTACCGGAAGACCGTGAAGTAGGCCTTAGCGTGCCCTACTTTCTGCCCCGCTATATGGTGGTGGATATCGACACCGAAGAAGACTGGCACATTGCCGAACGGCTCTATCAGGCTTTCATGAATGATGAAAAATAG